The Fuscovulum sp. sequence CTGCACGAAGGCATGGTCAGCCGCACAGATGGCACCCTGACCGAACAGAAATACGACGATCTGATGGAACTCCCCGTCGTCGAACGCGAAGGCGCGCAGGCCGAAGTCGTCTCTGCCACTACCGATGGCTGGATCGGCTTTACCGACAAATACTGGATGACGACGCTGATCCCCGAACAGGGCACCCCGTTCACGGCCGTCACCAAATACGTTCCGGGCGCCAACATCTACCAGACGGAAACCCGCAAACCCGTGCAGGAACTGGCCGCTGGGGCCACCGTCACCTCCTCTGTCCGCCTCTTCGCCGGTGCCAAAGAATGGGCCACGATCCGCGCCTATGAAAAAGACCTCGGCATTGCAGGCTTCATCGATTCCATCGACTGGGGCTGGTTCTTCTTCCTGACCAAGCCGATCTTCGCCGTGCTGCACTGGCTCAACGCCATGATCGGCAATATGGGCCTCGCCATCATCGGCCTGACCTTCTTCCTGAAATTCCTCGTCCTGCCGCTGGCCTACAAATCCTATGTCAGCATGGCCAAGATGAAGGAATTGCAGCCAGAGCTTGAGGCGCTCAAGGAACGCGCGGGCGAAGACAAGCAAAAGCTGCAAAAGGAAATGATGCAGCTCTACAAGGACAAGAAGGTCAACCCGGCTGCGGGCTGCCTGCCGATCCTGATCCAGATCCCGATCTTCTTCGCGCTCTACAAGGTGATCTTCGTCACGATCGAACTGCGCCACGCCCCCTTCTTCGGCTGGCTCACCGATCTTTCGGCCCCCGATCCGTCCTCGATCTTCAACCTCTTCGGCCTCCTGCCCTGGGATGCACCCGTGCAGGGCAGCTTCATGGCGCTGATTTTCATCGGCATCCTGCCCATCCTTTTGGGCATCACCATGTGGCTGCAACAGAAGCTGAACCCCGCGCCCACCGACCCGATCCAGCAACAGGTCTTTGCCTGGATGCCCTGGATCTTCATGTTCATGCTGGGCGGCTTTGCCTCGGGTCTCGTGGTCTACTGGATCACGAACAACATCATCACCTTCTCGCAGCAATATCTCATCATGCGCAGCCACGGCCACAAGCCGGATATCTTTGGCAACATCAAATCGGGCATGAAGAAAAAGGAACCGGTCCCCGTGGCCGACAAATCCAAGAAGGGCAAGAAATGACAGGCGGGCGGCTGGCCCATATCTGCCGCCACCCGATCAAGGGACACGGACGCGAGATGCTCGCGTCCGTTCGTCTTTCTGCGGGCGAATGCTTGCCATGGGACAGGCTCTGGGCGGTGGCCCACGATGCCGCCAAGCTGACCGATGGCTGGAACCCTTGCGTGAACTTCGCACGCGGGGCCAAGGCCTATGCCCTCATGGCCATCGAATCCGAACTGGACACGACAACCGCCACCGTCACCTTGCGCCACCCCGACCGGGGCGAGATCACCTTCCGCCCCGACGATGCCGCTGACACGCCCCGCTTTCTGGATTGGGTCCGCCCGCTGAACCCGGAAAAACGCGCCCAGCCCACCCGCATCGTCACCGCCGGTCGCGGCATGACCGACAGCGATTTCCCCTCCATCTCCATCCTCAACCTCGCCTCCCTTGCCGATCTGTCCACACGCATCGGGCAGGATCTTTCAATCCACCGCTGGCGCGGCAACCTCTGGCTCGACGGCGCGCCCGCTTGGGCCGAATGGGATTGGGTCGGCCGCGACATCCGCATCGGCACCGCCATCCTGCATCTGCAGGAACGCATCACCCGCTGCATGGCCACCACCGTCGAACCCGCCACCGGCCACAGCAACGCCGATACGCTCGGCGCCCTTGAACGCAACTACGGGCATCAGGATTTCGGCCTCTACGCCACCGTCCTGCAACCCGGCACCATCGCCACAGGCGATGAATGGACCCTCGCATGACCGGCCTGCAATTCTCCCTCGCCCCCGACGCATCGGATGAGGCGCGCGAAGCGGGCCGCCTGCTCTTCGCAGGCCCCGTCACCTTCGTCAAAGGCGTGGTCGCCATGTCCGGCCTGCCCCCTGCCGACCGGCTTGAGGTCTGCTTCGCCGGCCGCTCCAACGTCGGCAAATCCAGCCTGATCAACGCCCTGACAGGCCGCAAAACCCTCGCCCGCGCCTCCAACACACCGGGCCGCACGCAGGAAATCAACTACTTCGCCCTTGGCGAAAACCGCTACATGACCGACCTTCCCGGTTATGGCTATGCCGAAGCCCCGGTCGCCGTCGTCCGCAAGTGGCAGGAACTCCTGAAGGCCTATCTCGCTGGCCGCCAGACCCTGCGCCGCGCCTTCGTGCTGATCGACACGCGCCACGGGGTGAAAGCGGTAGATGAAGAGATTCTCACCCTCCTCGACCGCTCCGCCGTCACCTTCCAATGCGTGCTGACCAAGGCCGACAAGGTGAATGCAGAAACGCGCGAGGCCTCTATCGCGCAGGTCAAGGCCGCGCTGGCCAAACACCCCGCCGCCTATCCCGAACTGGTGGTCACCTCGTCGGAAAAGGGCGACGGCATCGAAACCCTCCGCGCCATCATCGCCACGTTGGAGTGACCGCTGCAAGGCGGCGGGACGGGGCTGATGTCACCTCCCCGCCCGCGCACCGTTAACCAGTTTCGCCCGCGCGACTCTGCCCGAATTTGTATGCACGCCCGTCTGCACCGCCATCTGCACCGGCGGCTGCACAGCCCTCACACATGCTGCGCGCCGTTCACCTGTATCTCCGCGCCGGAAATGTAGGACGACTGATCGGAACACAAAAACCAGATCGCATCCGCCACTTCGCGCGGCTGGCCCAGCCGCTGCATCGGCAACTGCTCCACGATCTTGTCCGTCCCCGGCGACAGGATCGCCGTCTCGATCTCGCCGGGCGCAATGGCATTGACGCGCACCCCTAACGGCCCGAAATCATGGGCCATTTCCCGCGTCAACGCCGCCAGCGCCGCCTTGGATGTGGAATAGGCCGCCCCCGCAAAAGGGTGCACCCGGCTTCCCGCGATAGAGGTGACATTCACCACACACCCCCGCGCCGCCGACAGTTCCGCCTGCAACCCCCGCGCCAGCACGATCGACGCGAAAAAGTTCACATGGAACACCTGCCCCCAGGTCCGCAGATCGGTTTCCAAAGTGTTAAGGCGCTTGCCCCCTTCGCCTTTCGGGCTGATCCCCGCATTGTTCACCAGCGCATCTAACCGCCCGTTTATCTTGGCTTTTATCGTCTCGATGGCGGCGATGGTCTTGTCGGGGCTGGCCAGATCGATCTGGATATGGTTCTCCTCTCCACCCGGCCAGGGGCAGCGCTCATCAAACGGATGGCGCGAACAGGTCAGCACCCGCCAGCCTTCAGCCGAAAACCGTTTCACCGTCGCATGCCCGATCCCACGCGAAGCCCCTGTCAACACGAGGGTTTTTTGCTCTGCCATCCGATTCACCACCTGTCTCTTCCGCCCATCTTCGCCGCTTTGTCGGCGGAAAGCCATTGCCGCTTGGCAGGCGCGGCATCACGCATTACCAAGACGCAACCTGATCCGGGGGGCCCCATGAAACTGCAAACGAGCACCATGTCTGACGCCGCCAACACCGCCAAGATGCTGTCCGAAGCCCTGCCCTATCTGCAACGCTATGCCGATGCCGTGGTGGTCGTGAAATTCGGCGGCAACGCCATGGGCGACGATGCCGCCATGGCCGAATTCGCCCGCGACGTCGTGCTGATGCGGCAGGTTGGCGTGAACCCCGTGGTCGTCCATGGCGGCGGCCCGATGATC is a genomic window containing:
- the yidC gene encoding membrane protein insertase YidC; translated protein: MEDQNKNLLLATVLSFVVILVWFVLFPPPEAPPVDPNAPAAITQTEAPATAATPEGTATATATAEAAEPLPEAPRLTVDTPELVGSISLLGGRIDDLSLKSYKETLEPDSPIVRLLSPVGEAHPYYAVFGWGPGTGLTADDVPGAKTEWRIAQGGTLSPGAPVTLTWSNTKGMTFTREIAVDDNFMFTVTDTVQNAGGTAVSLFPYGIVARHGQPTGLQNFFVLHEGMVSRTDGTLTEQKYDDLMELPVVEREGAQAEVVSATTDGWIGFTDKYWMTTLIPEQGTPFTAVTKYVPGANIYQTETRKPVQELAAGATVTSSVRLFAGAKEWATIRAYEKDLGIAGFIDSIDWGWFFFLTKPIFAVLHWLNAMIGNMGLAIIGLTFFLKFLVLPLAYKSYVSMAKMKELQPELEALKERAGEDKQKLQKEMMQLYKDKKVNPAAGCLPILIQIPIFFALYKVIFVTIELRHAPFFGWLTDLSAPDPSSIFNLFGLLPWDAPVQGSFMALIFIGILPILLGITMWLQQKLNPAPTDPIQQQVFAWMPWIFMFMLGGFASGLVVYWITNNIITFSQQYLIMRSHGHKPDIFGNIKSGMKKKEPVPVADKSKKGKK
- a CDS encoding MOSC domain-containing protein — encoded protein: MTGGRLAHICRHPIKGHGREMLASVRLSAGECLPWDRLWAVAHDAAKLTDGWNPCVNFARGAKAYALMAIESELDTTTATVTLRHPDRGEITFRPDDAADTPRFLDWVRPLNPEKRAQPTRIVTAGRGMTDSDFPSISILNLASLADLSTRIGQDLSIHRWRGNLWLDGAPAWAEWDWVGRDIRIGTAILHLQERITRCMATTVEPATGHSNADTLGALERNYGHQDFGLYATVLQPGTIATGDEWTLA
- the yihA gene encoding ribosome biogenesis GTP-binding protein YihA/YsxC, producing the protein MTGLQFSLAPDASDEAREAGRLLFAGPVTFVKGVVAMSGLPPADRLEVCFAGRSNVGKSSLINALTGRKTLARASNTPGRTQEINYFALGENRYMTDLPGYGYAEAPVAVVRKWQELLKAYLAGRQTLRRAFVLIDTRHGVKAVDEEILTLLDRSAVTFQCVLTKADKVNAETREASIAQVKAALAKHPAAYPELVVTSSEKGDGIETLRAIIATLE
- a CDS encoding SDR family oxidoreductase, which codes for MAEQKTLVLTGASRGIGHATVKRFSAEGWRVLTCSRHPFDERCPWPGGEENHIQIDLASPDKTIAAIETIKAKINGRLDALVNNAGISPKGEGGKRLNTLETDLRTWGQVFHVNFFASIVLARGLQAELSAARGCVVNVTSIAGSRVHPFAGAAYSTSKAALAALTREMAHDFGPLGVRVNAIAPGEIETAILSPGTDKIVEQLPMQRLGQPREVADAIWFLCSDQSSYISGAEIQVNGAQHV